Proteins encoded together in one Larus michahellis chromosome 4, bLarMic1.1, whole genome shotgun sequence window:
- the TUNAR gene encoding protein TUNAR isoform X2, which translates to MVITSGNEEDKGSQEKESKEETILAMLGIIGTILNLIVIIFVYIYTTL; encoded by the coding sequence ATGGTAATCACAAGTGGAAATGAAGAAGATAAAGGCAgtcaagaaaaggaaagcaaagaagaaaccATCTTGGCAATGCTTGGAATAATTGGGACAATTCTGAACCTCATTGTGATCATTTTTGTGTATATTTACACAACGTTGTAA